aacgagtgctttattcttcacattatctcgtgaaaagtgtagttgaccgaaccgcaaaatgaatgctaaaattttacgagagtttttaggcctaatcactgcaacgagcgcttaggcttaatcagtaaacgagtgctttattcgtcacattatctcgtgaaaagtgtagttgaccgaaccgcaaaatgaagagctaaaattttacgagagttcttaggcctaatcactgcaacgagcgctgaggcttaatcagtgaactagtgctttattcttcacattatctcgtgaaaagcgtagttgaccgaaccgcaaaatgaatgctaaaattttacgagagttcttaggcctaatcactgcaacgagcgcttaggcttaatcagtaaacgagtgctttattcttcatatTATCTCGTgagaagtgtagttgaccgaacaaatagagtcttatcaagtgatattgtgtttatgttgtcgtagttgtatttctgttagtggaaagaatgaaaagacgagaagtgtgtttctttgcgctgatgaatgaaagacaaaatttgcagatgagacgctctctctctctctctctctctctctctctctctctctctctctgtctgagagagtctggactctaggttttctgcgtagccgcgtagccgcgtagccatcttcaaactctacgtgtcctctgtaagacagcctgcattctgcgtttctgcgtagccgcgtagccacacttttcaagatctcttttggagtggaggggtattcagcagttaagccatttcccatacaaagtcttataacgcgtttgaATTCTCAACGGCtatctgtagtgacgcgagcttgggctgcctatgattcaatttatacatatatatgcacagtcaaatatcgattattcggacgttaattgtcacaaatttttttctggtcaaaatttgttcgtgaatattaattattaaataaggatgaaaaatgctacttaaaagcgtgtgtcaccttgattttattgttgctacttaaaagcactttccttctgaaactcattgttagaggtaaagtactgcagataatatgaaattctgactccgatctgttttgtcgcttagtgaaatcctatgctaCATTTACTAGTTCAGCCTTTACATCGATTTATTGCCATCTTCTCTCACtcgttacatttattcggcaCTAATTTTCCAACGTCACTGCGATCGGGcttttttctcctcgtttggtcactacgaggcataatttagatgttctctttcctgacactgcaaATCACACGGTACTTTTCATATACGATTCAaggttccctttatttacatatccagcctggcatctaatgcaatatgattggctcattccgagcatgcgcctgcaagtactctctcttttcccgcctgggttccaggcccattttcagggcggggtaagagggagtcccggaacaggactatttGGAAAACTGTATTATTCCTGTTGATGAAGATGATAATTTGTGTATAATGACCGCAAGGCATGTGCGGTATGTACCTAAGATGCCATGAGGCATACGTTTTACCATGTGCTCTTGTTCAAAATGGCCGCTCCCATTCATTTTAATGAAAAGCGTGTTTGTGAGTGATCCTTCTGGTGGGTGCTTCTTTACTCTCCACGCGAACCAATCAATGCTTTTTGATGATTTGTATACTGCGTTAAGCTTAATTTACTGGCTTCGTTTTTTAAGATactactttttgtttgtttgcctaTCAGTTTGGATTTTGGTTTTCATGACCTTGAGACTCTTTACTGTTACTTTAAGAGACCAAGAACTTCTTCATAACATTAAAACTCTCTAGTTATGCCTCCTTTTATAATTATGGTAAAACAAAGCCAAAGCATTGTTTTTTAAGCGTTGGACAGTTTTTGGTCCTTAGCACTTCAGATTTTTAAATAGCACTATCGATTGAGTACCTTACCAACAAAACGCTGTGAAGACGGTGTATGCTTCTGCTGCTGGTGCTGCATTGTTAACATCTTGTTAGGAGATACTTGACTTCGCAAATCGGAGATTGCTGATGGATGCATACTTGTCGCTGTATGTCCATAATAACTACCAGGTGGTGAGTCGCCATAAGATATTTGCATTGATTTCGTATCTGGAGGTAGTTTTCTTGAATCTGAATTATCAACAAGAAGAGTTTTGTTAATCGCCGTCAACACGGTCTTTTAAAAGTTTTACTTTTGGCTTTGTTATGACATAACACTAACGTTTTCTTAGTATTGCCGGGAAAATTAAATTACATAGTgactaacaagaaaaaaaaataggcgAAAGGGGTGCCTTGGGTGCCTTGGGTGCCTTCAGCATCCTAGTGTTAGAGATAATCCACATAAAAGACCTATTTCTTCTAGAAAAAAAATGAGGAGTGAAAcattctctaccaaactttacACGCTGTCCTTTACTAAAAGAAGTCTCCAGATAaatatgttgtcggtcaaatccggtctcaggttgaatccatttttacctaggttaaattggtgatcctctaAGTTGCAAAtgtcttttttcatttgagAGCTTGAAAGGGTGAGGGAACACTTGCTGTTCCATTGTAGAAGTCTTGGTATTTTTGGGTATTGTTGTGCTCTGATGGCAAGCACTGCAATTCTAGGGTTCAAGATTTTACCTTGGTTTACGCAACTTTTTGTTAGAGGCAAAGCTAGGAATTCTCTTTTTGGTACAAGATCTCTGTCTTTTCGAAGTAGTTGCTTTACGTATTAGTTTTAAGCTGCCCGGGAGAACCTTCTTGTAGGGGTTTTGTACATAGGAGATTAGTACTTGCTCCATGTGTGGGACGTGTTAAGAGTGTTTGGTTACACTTCTACAGTGCGTCATTACTCGCGTTGTACTTGCTATGCATTTGTAAGACTTTGCTCCGAATACAGAATAGTCGGCTATGCCTTTTCTAGCTCAATTACTATCCAGAGTGTATGATTAAATTTTCATTCTAGCCATGGGTTGTTTGTCCGTTATGGTTAATTTATCTTGCCTAGCTTGGAATGAAGTTTTATGTTATTTGTTCTTGTTTCATAAATATTCTTggtctttggccatttcaacttaatcaaaaacatgaaacaaacatcatcattatgtttgtagccgctgtttatttatgtttttggtttttcttcttttcgcTCTTTGTTCCCCGTCCGTGTCAATGTTTccgtttgatttttttttttctatatctTCTGTTTCAGACGTTCTCTAAGACGATCTTTGGAAGAACGCCACAGCCTTTAAGGACCCACAGTTGATTTCCCTAGCTTCCGGACTTCAGTCGTCTGTTCTATCTGCAAGGGCTTTGGGTACTACAGGTAGCTACGCGCGTACTTTtcaaaaatgggaaattttcGCTCGACGCAAGTCAGGGTTATCCTTTTCCCCCCGATCCTCTACACGTCGCTATCTATCTCCATTTCATTATAGATTCAACCAGGTCAGTCAGCTTGGTATTTAGATGTGCTAAGTATAGACCCACGCTCTACCAAGTTTATCTTTAGACAGCTCGTCAAGACAAAGAAGTCTTACAAGCTTGCAAGCAAGGACAAGTCCATCAGTTATTCGACTTTCTGAGACCATTTGGCTAGGGACCTTCAAGGAATAGTTCCGGATCCTTGCATGTGCGGCACCCATTCTGTTAGATCTGGGGGTGCATCCAAAGCCGCTGAGAGCGGTGTTTTTAAGAGGCATGATCGCTGGAAGACGGCTGCAGCCAAGGACGGTTATGTAAAAGACAACATCGCTTGAAGGCTTACCGTTTCCAAATCACTCTCTGTAGTTTTTTCCTCTAACCTTCTAGTTCAAGCCAAAACTTTTTCTCTAGCTCTAGTAACAGTACTCGGCGCTAGGCCTGgatatttcaaaataaacctaatgatATATGTCTTGCTGAAATGTGGAATTTCTGGTGTTTGAGAATTGAATATTTCTGCGTCATGGGAGCAATGGGGCTGGGTACTAGTGGGCGATACGACGGTATTATGGGTAGGCGTTGAGTCGTATTTAAGCTGGAGATAGCATGTGACCAGTCATTCTAGTCCGTCATCGCTTGCTGCCACTTTTTCAAGTGTTCGTTTATGAGAGAAGCTTAAAAGGATACCTACCCAGATTTCTTGCCCTTCTTTTTTCCTCTGATGAGGTTTTTTTTGTGGGGCAGGTTTTCTTGGCCTCGGTTCTAGTCGCTACCTTCTTTGTGAGCGGCTGCCCAGCTTTTGGCATTCTTTTTATCGACTTAATGTATGTATCCTAGGTTTGCTTAGCGTTTCATGATATTGACTTGTTCTATATATCCTTGCTTTTGCTCGCTTTTGCTTAGCGTTTCATGGTATTGTTTTTGAGCATTCATTTTTATTCATGTATGTAACGTCAGATACGTGACCACATTCAGTCTTTCGTCACGACCATTTGTAACGTTAGTAACGGTAATCGGCGCTCCGCCTGGATATttcaaattattaaattctcaacctcggataatgcatttcgcgtgctctgattggttcactcaatcccGGTTATCacctcatataccttggtttgaccttatatggtaaataattgcgttaagcgttgctaaactaaaaatgttttcaccTGAAAGCGAGATTTCattttgaataaagccaaaaaggaaaacaaattttttttgcggaaagtttggatccattccgacgtttagaagtacgcaagAAGGCAagaaaagtttttgtgatgagcctgtgtctatctgaccacaaggtattacacaacatcgcatcagttctcatcaagttttttcgatttcgctcggatttgctccctcttttcgctcgtatttcgtacttccaaatttttggagtttaaggaatttaataaaacaattattccattcgcgcttgttggatatgagactggttatagccaactcggcgctacgcgcctcgttggctatttaccatctcatatccaacgcgcgctcatggaataattgttaaataaacctaatggtatATGTCTCGTCTCTTGCGTAGTGACGCTTAAGTCTATAatttccctcaagctctgtcttacgcatctcaacataTCTTcctaatgtttcgtatcatcttatcggtttctgtattcatacacttatccacCAGTCTCAACATTGCAACATAGTATGGGAATAATtaaaagaactgtactatgcacttaccggtactagAACTCGGATCCTTCAGATCGATaatcctgtgtcttcaccactacaccacaacTACGAACACGCCCAATTCaacacatttcttttttcataatttgcttttgtataataagtcacttgactgggaactaccaaattcacgaatttgatttactgaaatcgatattgaccgcggtctagattttcccatctagaccggcatctagaccggtaatgttttgcggtgaaaaacttgcaaactgaaatgcaaaaatattgagtattttcttttaccaatatttgcatggaagtgccaaaaagcatgatgacaaaaaaaGGGTAAGGAGGACTAGCAAATTACGTTCGGCTCATCGCCattcatcgccgttcgcaagcaaaatgtcagttagtgcaaaccagttacattaaacgaattaaattgttcttgtttgccatataataaacatcttattaaccgatcttagtcagtctgtatgggagaatcttgacctcggtcgtgtgtactcacaacctcggtcaagattctcccatacagatatcctgctcggttaataagagctaaatattaaccaaaactaatcctaacggGGCCCTAATTTTTTTacaggcttaatttaggctacaaaaaaagttttttcaattcatctgagtgcgtattcaacctactaggtaaaatgaggatcaccaacctgagaacggattttaccggcaacatactCACGTAGAAGATTAGGATAACCAGACATTcttaaagggaaaaaatgcattttttcacAATGTACATTATTTTCTGCTCAACGTGTGCTTTTCATGAATGAGGTAGGAGTTGTATAATGTCCAGATCCCAATAAGCATTGAATAAGAAAAGTTGCTTAATTTGTTACCTTGGGATTTTGGCATGAATAAAGAGACTGCAAATGAAATCGCTCTTACATTTCGTCGTTCCTCTTGCCATTTGAGCTGTTGTCTGTGAAGACAATCCTAATCGTTTTGCTGATGCATCAGCATACTGATTCTGATTAACCATTTGTGTTTGACTCTGCCAGCTGCTTACACTCGGCCCTTTTTTGAAGCCCTGCTGGTTATCACCTGTCAAAGTTGTATTTACCACATTGGACACATCAGATGTTACTTGATTCCCGTTTCGTATTTGTTGATTTCTTATTTGCTTCTCGGATTCCTTTGAATTTATTCCCTTCTGTTGCTCAGCATCCATTGTTCTTTGCTTTGCTGTTTGATTGGCGAATCCCAAGTCATCTCTTGCAGAACCTTCTCCATTTCCGCTTCCACTTTGCTGTAATGCGGAATCGagaaatttaaataatcttTTAACGCCGTCTTTCCTCTTATTGTGCCCTGGAATATCCGACTTTTTCGCATGCAATGCATCGGTTGAGAGATCAACGTCCTCGCTTGGTTGAAGGGCATGGATCTGTTGGAATAGCCATTGTGGCGAGGGAGAAGCTGAAACTAAAAGCAAATGGTGCAAAAAGAGGGTACGTGGATTGTTACTGCGCGGTAAAATTCTATCGTGGTCAATGTCGTGGTAAGCGATGTTGATAAAACGCGACGAAATaatgattaaaaagaaaacgtttcttCAACGGTTCATGCTTACCAAAACTGCATAGAAAGCCCCAGCAAAAAAGAGATGGAATCCACAAGTTCATGACTTTAAGTTTTCCAATCTTGATTTTATAGGcctgcaaaaaatgtaaacaattattGATTTGGGAGACCGACCACTAAGATGGATACAAAGAATGAGACCTCTCCAATTTCATAACCAGGGATAACCTAAAAAGAAGACACAAGCAATGCCCCATCTCCCACATCAACAATTTTGGCTTGTtgggaaagaaaacaataaatggTGCAGCAACACATTTTAAACTGCGTTTCGTGTGCTGCACTTTAATCAGTGACCGTTATAATTTTGAAAACCATTTATACATTTATTCCAAAAGGTCTGAGTTCGAGATAAATTAAAACAAACTCAACGGTTTGTGTATATTAATcggttatttttttattgatgtCACAGCTTATCACCACCAAAGTAAGCAGTAAGAGCTGGTTTAAATTCCGTATATATCTATAACagagtttctttaattttaccgTGATAATCAGTTTTGCCTGATGCAAGGATGTCAAAATGATCCTACTTGATGTTGTGCTCAGTGGCTTTGATGTGGTCAGCAACGAATGAGCAAAACAGAGGGACTAGGGTGGAAGAAATACGAGACGTCGTAAAGTTCGTCAGCCTTGTGAAGGTATGTATATCAACAGTCTTTGATTATAAACAAAAAACTATTGTGTTAATTTTGAACAGCAGAGTTTATTATGTTATTATCGGTTTTCTTAGAAGCAATTAACTCTCGATTTCACATTGATTTCACATTGATTTCACATTGATTTGAGTAAGCCACAGGTAACCCAATCGTAGTGTGTGCATGAGTTTCAAGTTAAGAAAATATTCGGCGAAAGAAGCTTGTCGATCTAGGCTGTTGAAACCCAAGAAA
The genomic region above belongs to Montipora capricornis isolate CH-2021 chromosome 8, ASM3666992v2, whole genome shotgun sequence and contains:
- the LOC138060601 gene encoding uncharacterized protein, with the translated sequence MNLWIPSLFCWGFLCSFVSASPSPQWLFQQIHALQPSEDVDLSTDALHAKKSDIPGHNKRKDGVKRLFKFLDSALQQSGSGNGEGSARDDLGFANQTAKQRTMDAEQQKGINSKESEKQIRNQQIRNGNQVTSDVSNVVNTTLTGDNQQGFKKGPSVSSWQSQTQMVNQNQYADASAKRLGLSSQTTAQMARGTTKYSRKLPPDTKSMQISYGDSPPGSYYGHTATSMHPSAISDLRSQVSPNKMLTMQHQQQKHTPSSQRFVGGLHRSNVQSPYYFTYQFNPNQYDSYYIGVNSIPEKSDKKSPEHLQEKPYGQPKRPRDQFHQQTRGLIPGRVPVRAYSRYPETANFIGKVTAGISPPFPNQRVSRVRLPLSLPQVTPSSSFARTAYYRNVIPQARQQAGLAFTRKMMRDYGYPVVSQAPVGRALINRKPQPRNLLTSLTATAARLVVPARAEAFKNSAVAESVWSSFAPQPKAHAV